The sequence GAACCAAGACCGAAAGAGGACGAGTCGAATACACGACGAACGCCGGTCTGGTACTAGCCGTGCTAACAGACGTGAAACTCCCCTCCGGCGACCAAGGCTCGAAACTCCGCTACCGGACAGCGACTATCAGTGCCCACCACAGCCACGCGAAAACGACGGCTCGAAAGATCCGCGACGCCGTGGAACCCTACCGAGTGTGAGTGTCTTCGAACCGTCCCACATCCATACTGAGAGGCGCCGGCACTCACCCGTTACGAGGAACGGACGTCTCGGTGAGTGTCCGTGCCCACACCATCCGACGCCAACAATCAAGCCACTCCTCACAGAACGACCAATCATATGCCACTCACCGGTGATTCGACGGTTCTCGTTCCCGTCGATGTTTCCGTGTCGGGCCCTCCCGACCCGGGACTCCTCGACCTGTTGGAGCCCGTCAACGTCGTCGTCCTCGGTTATTACCCCGTTCCCAAACAAACCGCACCTGCCCACCTACGGGACGACCACGAGTCCGAAGCAGCGGCGCGCCTGGAGGAGGCCGTGAGCGAATTCGCCCGTGCTGATCACGAGGTCGAGGGCGTTCTCGTGTTCACCAAAGACAGAGAGGATTCGATCGACCGCGTCGCGATTCAACACGACTGCGATGCCGTGCTGCTCCCCGACGACATCGGTACCGTCGAGCGTATTCTCGTCCCCTTGCGCGGTGACGTGAATCTCGAACGAATCGTCTCACTCGTCGCTGATCTGGCCGGCGCGAGTGACGCCGTGGTCACACTGTTCCACTCGGTGGCTGAGGGGACTGATCCGAGTCAGGGGGAGTTCATGCTTCGGGGGGCCGCCGATCGTCTCGCCGAGGAAGGGGTTGATGCCGACCGTATCGACTGGAAGCTCTCCGAACGCGGTTCACCGAGGCGAGAGATCGTCGAACTGGCCGCGGAGTACGACCTCCTCGTCCTCGGTGAGACCGAGCCGTCACTCAGAGACCGGATCCTCGGTACGGTGCTAACACCGATACTCGACGAAGTAGAGACGACGACTATCGTCGTGAGAGACATTGAGTGACCAGCAACGAGTGACGTATACAGAACATTCCGAATCAACACATCCGACTCGGATGGCGAAGCGTCACCCGACGACTGAACAGACGGGACTGTGGTGTCCCACCCGTGGAGTCCCGACCTCCGCATCGGTGCGACCGTGAGTGAACATACCGGACAGCTAGAGCGGAACATCGGGTTCCTCGAAGCGATGACACTGGGTGGCGGGACGATGATCGGGGCAGGCATCTTCATCCTCCCCGGCATCGCCGCCGAGGGCGCTGGCCCGGCCAGCTCGATCTCGTTCGTAATCGCGGGATTCGTCGCCCTGCTGGCAGCACTCTCACTCTCCGAGCTGGCGACTGGGATGCCCGTCGCCGGGGGGAGCTACCACTACGTGAATCGTGCGCTCGGCGGGTTCTTCGGGAGCATCGTCGGCTGGGGGATGTGGACGGGGTTGATGTTCGCCAGCGCGTTCTACATGATCGGGTTCGGGCAGTACCTCGTCCAGCCGATCCCGTTCCTCGATGGCCGGGCGCTCGTCGTCCTCCTCGGACTCGTCGGACTGGCACTCATCGTGGGCGTCAACTACTACGGTACCGAGGAGTCG comes from Salinirubellus salinus and encodes:
- a CDS encoding universal stress protein — protein: MPLTGDSTVLVPVDVSVSGPPDPGLLDLLEPVNVVVLGYYPVPKQTAPAHLRDDHESEAAARLEEAVSEFARADHEVEGVLVFTKDREDSIDRVAIQHDCDAVLLPDDIGTVERILVPLRGDVNLERIVSLVADLAGASDAVVTLFHSVAEGTDPSQGEFMLRGAADRLAEEGVDADRIDWKLSERGSPRREIVELAAEYDLLVLGETEPSLRDRILGTVLTPILDEVETTTIVVRDIE